TATAGCAGTAGCAGAGCAGCTGGCATGAACGGTAACGGCCCCACTAAACTGGTGGACCCACTGGAGGACCCAGTGCCTGGAGTGGGCACCTATGAAGACTTTAACACCATTGACTGGGTCAGAGAGAAGAGCAAGGACCgggacagacacagagaggtaCAGAGCAGAGTGTGCTTTTAGGAAAGGAAGGTTCCTCATAGTTATTTAGCAGAAAGAACTTCCTACATAATTTACCTTTAATCAAGGTCAAGAATGTCTTTGGGGTAAAGTGATAAAACATAATGCAGTCATAAGTTAAATTTGGCACCATATGAATAAATATCTTACTTCATGAAACTACAAATGTACAGTCGCTTCAGAAAGTAGTCGGACCCTTTCTCTTTTCACACGTTCTTGTATAGTGGTCATTTTAAATGGATGAATTCCTTTTTGGGCCTTTACAACAACAAAGTGAAATGTATAAATTCTtgcatgtttattaaaaaacaaaaactgaaatctcttgCTTACATTAGCATTCAGACCCTTATTTCAGTACCTTCTGGAAGCCCcttttggcagcaattacagctttGAGTCTTCCTTGCAAGCTTTTTGCACCTGGATTTTGGCAGCTTATCCCAGTCTTCCTGGCAGAACTCCTCAGTCTTTGTCAGATTGAATGGGAAATTTCTGTGAACTGCATCTTCAGGTCTCTCCCCAGATGTTCTATGGGGTTTAAGTCTGTGCAATTCAGTTTGCTACAGCTGTACTGTGAAAAATTTAAGCAAACAGGATGCACACGACCATAATGTGGAGTATCACAGAAGACAGTCTGTATAAACTAGTATAAACTATAAACTACTGTCTAAACTCTAGTTTGTGGGCACTCTCACAGGAAGCAGTCACCATTAACCACCACAGCTTCTGTTTCTGCAGAGTGTGACATTTTGCTGTTCATGTCCTGCCTGGTGCTTGTATTTGTTGCACCACTCATTCACATAAGGTTGTGTTATTCTCTAAAGTAGCTGATGAAGTGGATGTTTTGGGACTATGTTGGCTGTTTTCATGCCCTGTTAGATGAGATAACACTATCGATCCTACAACAACATAATGATGGTGCTAATCACTTTGATTGATCGTTTCTTCTCATTTTCCAGATCACAAATAAGAGCAGACAGTCGACTGTGGCTCTGCTACACAGTGTCAGTGATGCCTTCTCTGGGTGGCTGCTCATGCTGCTGGTGGGACTCATGTCAGGTAGTGAATACACACactattttatttcatctgtgatggataatgaatattttattaaattcttATGTGTTGAAAACAGGTGCAGGCCCACAAAATAGCACTAGCATAGCACTGAAAATAGGAAGCGTGacatattttaaagtaaatggTGATTTATTACATTGCCAagaatccaggaaggtcttttttctttccagttgAGCCAGTGAGTTCAGTTTATAAGTTGCACAAGACCACGGCATTTGATGATGGATATTTGAGCCATGCACGTGAACACACCTTTAACCAAAGAGGCAGAAGAACTACACTAAAAATTCTGCTTTCGTGTTGTTCAGCTGGAATGAAATCCTTCCCCCTACAAATGTCCAAACCTGTCCTCCAGGTGCTCTAGCTGGTGGCATTGACATTGCGGCCCATTGGCTGACAGACATGAAGGGTGGGGTGTGTCTCATTGGCTTTTGGTTCAACCATGAGCACTGCTGCTGGACATCCAATGAGACGACATTCCAGGAGAGGGACCGGTGTCCACAGTGGCAGAGTTGGGCTGAGCTCATAACAGGAACATCTGAGGTACAACAGGGTTACAAAACATTGCTacaaaaaacaagtcattcacaggacatacacacacatacacacacaatttccAGTGGCACTAACAATAGTCAAAATAGTGCTTTGGCGCCATCTACTGGTTTGAAGCTGTCATGACACAAAATAACATATGTACTTTATGACAATTTTCGTTTGTTGAGAAACCATAAATATCTGCTTCATGAGTATCTTTGTGTCCTCATGCAGGGTGCGTTTGCCTACATAGTAAACTACCTGATGTACATTTTCTGGGCTCTGCTCTTCTCTTTCCTGGCTGTCACGTTGGTCAGGGCCTTTGCTCCGTATGCATGTGGTTCAGGAATACCAGAGGTGAGACGACATGCTAAAAAATTATGTATTGTAAAAAGCTCCACAGAGGTGTACAGTGCCTTTTCTGTTATacatattcatttctttttacatCATTGTTTGCTTCAGTCATCactgttgatttgtttttttgtactgcattgtttttgttcatggacTGGATTTCTAGCTGCATAtaaattgcatgttttttgtatgttttattatttaaaatttttgcAGGAATAAACATAGGAATGTTTGCTTTTTCAAGTGTTTGGATGGTAATGCTGCTCCAAATTCACTATATTAAATTGACGATATTATCTGGTGTCAGAAGTTTTTTCCTTTAGGTttgtttatctttaaaaaatgtagatGTGTCCTGCTGTTGCTGTCTTAGATTTCCTTACAGCATCCATTTACCTTGTCCTTCTGTCGATGTTTACTTTCTCTTCCGCTCTGTGTGTCTCACTGAGGTTTCTGAGGAACTGAAAAGCTGAATATTTGCTTACCTTATGAAAATGCAAGTGGGAGACCTAGCTGAGCACAAACATATCCAAACTGATTCATCCATTTCATAAATACagatcaaaacacacaaacacacttatcCTTTGTACACAAATGCTTTCACTATGAATGAGGAACTTGAATCCTATTCTCCAAACAGTTTGATCACTTTAAGGTCGGACAGTGGTTGGagggctcacacacacaagactaACCacttatttaaaagaaaaatgttcagAACACCAACTCAGTTTTCCTTTCCACCTCGTTTTCTCTTGGTCATACTCTTGCACATGCTTATCTAAACAGATCCCTCCctaacagacatacacataagCACAAACATTTCCTGCTtctctctacacacacaaactaatatGTGAACATACAAacactttgtctttgtctcagaTCAAAACCATCCTCAGTGGGTTCATCATCCGTGGCTACCTGGGGAAGTGGACCCTCATCATCAAGACCATCACCCTGGTTTTAGCCGTGTCCTCTGGGCTCAGTTTAGGAAAGGAGGGCCCTCTGGTCCATGTAGCCTGCTGCTGCGCTAACATACTGTGTCATCTGTTCACCAAATACCGCAAGAATGAGGCCAAACGGCGAGAGGTATGCTCTGAAGTAGTTTGGGTGAGGTAATGAAGGATCGTGTAATCAACATAATAATCAATATGATTATCCCTTATTCAACAAGTGCACAATTGCCAGATCAATGAAATGGATCAATAAAGAATGTGCTGTATAATAACTTAAATCCTTAgcttttattcatttcactgtttaaGGTCAGTTATTGTAGTGGACTGTAATGCAGACCCACTTAATTTCTTGTGTCTTTGTTATGAATGTAGGTGTTgtcggcagcagcagcagttggtGTGTCTGTGGCTTTTGGTGCCCCCATAGGAGGAGTTCTTTTCAGCCTGGAAGAGGtgactgttatttatttttatttatttactatataCTACCACAACCACAGAACAGAACTAATATAAACTGATCTCAGTTGTTTTCCAGTTCACTATTTCTTTTGAATGTGTGACTGTGCATGAAGGTGCACATAATTCATAAGCCTAATAAAAGGTCATCTTAATAAGCCATCTTCAGTAAAATCTTAAGCTCTTCATaatcctctctctcctccaggtGAGTTACTACTTCCCTCTGAAGACTCTATGGCGGTCGTTTTTTGCCGCTCTGGTCGCAGCCTTTACCTTACGCTCCATCAACCCATTTGGAAACAGCCGTCTGGTGCTGTTCTATGTGGAGTTTCATGCTCCATGGCATCTGGTGGAGCTGGCACCCTTCATCCTACTGGGAATATTTGGAGGCCTGTGGGGGGCGCTGTTCATCAGGGCCAATATTGCCTGGTGCAGGAGACGTGAGTATTGAAATTAAGGGGAGTGTGTGTGCCATAAACAGAAATCTGATACGgtttatttttgttggtttaATTTATACATTCAACATTTCTTTCTCATCCCAGTACTCCTGTTAACTAGTGTCTGTCTGACTCTATACCAGGTAAATCCACTCGTCTCGGTCACTACCCTGTCATTGAGGTGCTGGTGGTTGCTGCTCTGACCGCAGTGCTTGCCTTTCCAAACAGTTACACCAGGATGAGCGGAGCTGAGCTGATTTCTGAACTCTTCAACGACTGCTCACTGCTTGACTCCTCCCAGCTCTGCGGCTACAAACAGGTCTGCTGTGTGTTGATTCTTTGTTTGTGGTAGAGACTGGATGTGTAGTAATGGATGAGATCGATTTATTTCCATAGAGAGAAAACAAGTGCACAAGTTTGATTCCTACAGATCACCTAGGTGTTGATCTTATACGAGTTAAATATTTTAGCCTGCTGAGTAATTTCATatactttgtcttttttgtttttctacctgTCTCAATGTGTctgtacttttttcttttctttctttttttgtctctttcaatcatctctgtttatttctcccttactttaattcacacatacacacactttctagCCAACAAACACATCAGACACAGGTGCAGGTAACAGCCTAGCAGACCGGCCAGCAGGAAAAGGCCTCTACACTGCTCTGTGGCAGCTGGCACTGGCCTTAGTCTTCAAGATGCTGATCACTGTGATTACCTTTGGCATGAAGGTTAGTcgagcaacacacacacacacacacacacacacacacacacacacacacacacatgcaaacagtgCAAGTTGTGTTTCTCTGACATGTTTATCTTCAAGGTCACTGTTGTACATACTTGTAACGAACACTGGTATCTATCTGGTTAAAGTGTCACCACTGTCATTGATAAGGAATTTTTGGCTGATGTTGGTTTTAGTTTCTTATTAATGCAACTTTGGCAACATAACGTGAAAAAAACAGTCTGGAACCAGTGAATAGCAGTGTCCTACTTTCATTCGCTGATCTCACCTAATTTGCCTTTCAGATTTAATATAATTGAACCCCTAAAGCTTTTTGCCTTATTTATATGCTGAGTCACAGCAAGATGACTCACTATCTGTGTCTCACCGGAGAATCCAGTtgttagattaaaaaaaataaaaaagagcgagagagaggcTTATGGGTTTATATGATTTGGAAAAATTCTTACCAGGCAGACACTTGAAACAatgaataattattattagtaatatttcatttttacaggGAATTTTGTCTATCAAACAACTAAATTACCCCGTCGAGGATAACAGAAAGGACGTGAACAAGGAGAGCTGGTTTGGTGTATTAGAAAAAGCAAATTCTAGACAACATTGCATCTTAAGAATGACCACAGATATGTTGTGAATTGTACGAGCATCCAGTTAACCTTTCCGGAGTGTGCTAGTCATGTGGACAGTCTGTTTCACGAATAACACATTCTTCAAATCTTCGTAACTTTGTGTATAGTTTTGCAGTGACCCGAGAGAATCAGTACAGCTCATTAGATCTTACGTTCTTCATCTCCAtctattttgtttatttatttatttttgttcctcCAGGTTCCATCTGGTCTCTTTATCCCGAGCATGGCAATTGGAGCCATAGCTGGCAGGCTGCTAGGTGTCGGCATGGAGCAGCTGGCCTACTACAACCACGACTGGTTCATCTTTAAAGGGTGGTGCTCACCAGGAGCAGACTGCATCACACCAGGGCTCTATGCTATGGTTGGAGCTGCCGCATGTTTAGGTGAGGACATGTGCCTGATTATTTTCAAAGATGGGTGCTGTAAAGAGAACTTGATCATGGGAGGTGGTCAAAATCGCTTCGAGCAATGAGTAGATTTCATCAGACTTAGCAAAGCTGAAGATCTTAGTCTTTTTACTGCAGTAGAACTTGATCTGTCTGTAATTTCCTCATTAATTCTTTCAAAGATTATTAAAGTGGAACAGCACTTCCCCAAAGACCATTTAGAGCCTAAATCACAAGTGTGCTGTCATCAATCTGATCTATAAGACACTATGACgttatgtacagtatacacCATAGTTGGTGTATAACAGGCAACACGGGAttctttatttatctattaGTTACCACTAGTTTTATGCTTGACTGTagttaataaatgttttgtctAAAACTATTCTACAATTGGCATCGGGGAACAATTTTGAGAGTATATATAATCATCTCCATTTTGCACTTTTGAATAGTGATCAAAAGAGAGCTTGTGTTTCATCCCTTTTCCGTCCCTTCAAAATTAATATAGAATACAATGAGATGACTTAAGCCAGTTGCTTAGAGAAGGGAGCCCACAGTTCTAACTTATGGCATCGAGTTTAAACTGTAGCCTTGGTTTCTGGCCGCATCCGAGGAAGACCATTATAATTGGATTCAGAGGTGAACCACTGCCTTGAACTACAACTACTAAGTGTTTCACTTACATTTTGGATTGTAATCTCCTCTGCATACTCAGTTCATATGAATCAGACAGTCTTTTGAGTCATGTTTGAGTCAACTGTAGATGTCTATTCTAGGATATTCAAAtctttttccatctgtctcCCTCCAGGTGGAGTGACTCGAATGACGGTGTCACTGGTAGTCATCATGTTTGAGCTGACTGGTGGGCTAGAGTACATCGTCCCCCTCATGGCTGCAACCATGACCAGCAAATGGGTGGCGGATGCTTTTGGAAGAGAGGGCATCTATGAAGTGAGTTGTTTACTATGTGATATTGCTGTTGACAGTTGTGTCTAGAGCCTCTGCTGTATAAAAGAGGAAGATCCGCAACCAGTAAGCATACAGACCAAACTTTCCCACTGGCTCCACACAAGCAAAAAGCATATATAATCATAGAAAAGTGCTGCAATGTGCTTTCAATACAAGAGATTAAGgttgaaaatttgtttttttactcatCTCTGTTCTGCAGGCTCATATCAGGCTGAATGGGTACCCGTTCCTAGAGCCTAAAGAAGAGTTTGAGCACAGCAGCCTGACTGTGGATGTAATGAGGCCAAGGAGGTCTGACCCTGCATTGGCTGTTCTCACGCAGGAGGGCATGACTGTAGGGGAGGTGGAGGTACAAACACATATTGGGcaaaacaaattacacaaacTCAAACAAAAGGATCCATATACACAATAATATGGAAATGTTATGTGGTTCTATATAAGCAAAATGTGTAGATTGCAATAAAGATAAATTAACCTGTTAACTGGTTTTACAAAGAAGGTCTTGTGGATTTGTAGATGTTGTACCGTATTGCATataacacacagttttatttgtCCTCAGGCCTTGGTGGAGAGCACACACTACAGTGGCTTTCCTGTGGTCGTCTCAAAGGAATCCCAGAGGCTTGTAGGATTTGCTCTCAGAAGAGATCTGCTCATATCAATAGGTCAGGACTGCTATACACTGCAATAGGAAAAAACATTAGCTCAAGGCTTAATATACATCACAGGGTATTTTGTTGGTAAAGTTATTTGAAATTATCTGATACCAAGCTACAGTTTTGAAAATATTAACGTTAAGAAGTCTGATTTTTGCTTGGCATTTTTCTATTTCTTAAAttatctaattttttttttttttttatcttacaCACTCTAGATAATAAATGTCAACATCCACTTCCTTTCAGATAACGCACGGAAGCGCCAGGAAGGCATCGTCAGCGCCTCACAGGTGGTCTTCACTGAGCATGCCCCTTCCCAGGCCCCTGATGCACCACCTCCCCTCCGCCTCAGAGGAATTATGGACCTGAGTCCGTTCACGGTCACCGACCACACACCCATGGACATCACTGTGGATATTTTCAGGAAATTGGGGCTTCGCCAGTGTCTAGTTACACATAACGGGTGAGACTCAAATGCACATACACGCCAAATGTTttgtaggggaaaaaaaaatctgaaaagctGAATGTTTGCCAACAAAAGAAAGGCAGAATGGACTGATAGATGAAAAGAAAGATGAGTAAACACCTCCCACTCCTATAGACATTAAAATGAGATATCTTCAGGAAATTGTATTTGCAGAGGCATGGAGGAGTGAGAGGTGGATGTGTAGGAGAGCCAGAGGTCATTCCAACGTCAGGTCATGTgttaaagaaaaagcaaagaggCGCAGGTGTTAGAATGAAGACTGTTAACAGAGGGAGGGGTCGTATTAGATGGTACAGAAAATTCTCAAGACCCAGTGACCTCATTACCATGAAATTTGCTGTGGACGTTTTTAGAACCCCTTTTAGATGATCTAGTTGTTAATGTTGTGGCGTTTGGGCTTTCATCTataggttttgtttgtttttttaaacaggaatTTATGGAGATGTTAAAGACACATCAGCAAAAGTTGGATTGTATTTGGCATCTGGCAGGAAAAACAGTTCTCTAATTGTAGTTTCTGACCTATTTCCTgctatttctgtattttatattcttCAGTCAAATCTGCTCCCTGTGATCTGGGCATGTTTGATGGATGGTTTGGGAAACTGAGAGGAGGATGGTTGTATGTGTCCTTGTCACAGTCCAAACCCAAGACATGTTGGGGTTGTGATGATGGAAGACAAACATTTGAGTGTCACTTTAAACTAACAATGTCCATCACCAGTCATTTGAGCTCTGCAAAGAGTAATAAAGTATTCGTGACATAAACTGGTTATGGATGAAAActaaagctgctgtgtttcatCAGTTTCAATCACTCAAAGATATTTGCCACAACTTTAGTTTTTGGCATCACCAAACCATTCTCCAGATCCACCAAAACCTTCTTGGCTGAACCCTTCACACAGTCCAGTTGTCTGTCACACTTTATATCTGTCTGTGTAAAGACGAAAGGATGATGCTACTCTGGAGAATCACATTCAGACGGACCAGCACAGAAGATGCCCCCAGTGAGAATAAATCTAATGTcagtgtttcattcatttttctacTTCATTTTCTTGCTGTCCgttttgcatacacacacacatacggaCCTCAGATGTTCAGATACAGATCTGACGTGTTCAAACACACAGCTTTTAGGGATTTGGAAGTtgaattttgtatattttcttgagacagaaagaatgtgTGTTACCTACACTGT
The window above is part of the Mastacembelus armatus chromosome 18, fMasArm1.2, whole genome shotgun sequence genome. Proteins encoded here:
- the clcn5b gene encoding H(+)/Cl(-) exchange transporter 5 isoform X1 produces the protein MFQFWTSLYRKYATERIPGFEGMENPGYCTGSFDGLHHPSDDDDDEMVDIAGATLDFSTTEDDPPLSTGGYEEYSSSRAAGMNGNGPTKLVDPLEDPVPGVGTYEDFNTIDWVREKSKDRDRHREITNKSRQSTVALLHSVSDAFSGWLLMLLVGLMSGALAGGIDIAAHWLTDMKGGVCLIGFWFNHEHCCWTSNETTFQERDRCPQWQSWAELITGTSEGAFAYIVNYLMYIFWALLFSFLAVTLVRAFAPYACGSGIPEIKTILSGFIIRGYLGKWTLIIKTITLVLAVSSGLSLGKEGPLVHVACCCANILCHLFTKYRKNEAKRREVLSAAAAVGVSVAFGAPIGGVLFSLEEVSYYFPLKTLWRSFFAALVAAFTLRSINPFGNSRLVLFYVEFHAPWHLVELAPFILLGIFGGLWGALFIRANIAWCRRRKSTRLGHYPVIEVLVVAALTAVLAFPNSYTRMSGAELISELFNDCSLLDSSQLCGYKQPTNTSDTGAGNSLADRPAGKGLYTALWQLALALVFKMLITVITFGMKVPSGLFIPSMAIGAIAGRLLGVGMEQLAYYNHDWFIFKGWCSPGADCITPGLYAMVGAAACLGGVTRMTVSLVVIMFELTGGLEYIVPLMAATMTSKWVADAFGREGIYEAHIRLNGYPFLEPKEEFEHSSLTVDVMRPRRSDPALAVLTQEGMTVGEVEALVESTHYSGFPVVVSKESQRLVGFALRRDLLISIDNARKRQEGIVSASQVVFTEHAPSQAPDAPPPLRLRGIMDLSPFTVTDHTPMDITVDIFRKLGLRQCLVTHNGRLLGIITKKDILKHMAQIANRDPDSILFN
- the clcn5b gene encoding H(+)/Cl(-) exchange transporter 5 isoform X2, translating into MENPGYCTGSFDGLHHPSDDDDDEMVDIAGATLDFSTTEDDPPLSTGGYEEYSSSRAAGMNGNGPTKLVDPLEDPVPGVGTYEDFNTIDWVREKSKDRDRHREITNKSRQSTVALLHSVSDAFSGWLLMLLVGLMSGALAGGIDIAAHWLTDMKGGVCLIGFWFNHEHCCWTSNETTFQERDRCPQWQSWAELITGTSEGAFAYIVNYLMYIFWALLFSFLAVTLVRAFAPYACGSGIPEIKTILSGFIIRGYLGKWTLIIKTITLVLAVSSGLSLGKEGPLVHVACCCANILCHLFTKYRKNEAKRREVLSAAAAVGVSVAFGAPIGGVLFSLEEVSYYFPLKTLWRSFFAALVAAFTLRSINPFGNSRLVLFYVEFHAPWHLVELAPFILLGIFGGLWGALFIRANIAWCRRRKSTRLGHYPVIEVLVVAALTAVLAFPNSYTRMSGAELISELFNDCSLLDSSQLCGYKQPTNTSDTGAGNSLADRPAGKGLYTALWQLALALVFKMLITVITFGMKVPSGLFIPSMAIGAIAGRLLGVGMEQLAYYNHDWFIFKGWCSPGADCITPGLYAMVGAAACLGGVTRMTVSLVVIMFELTGGLEYIVPLMAATMTSKWVADAFGREGIYEAHIRLNGYPFLEPKEEFEHSSLTVDVMRPRRSDPALAVLTQEGMTVGEVEALVESTHYSGFPVVVSKESQRLVGFALRRDLLISIDNARKRQEGIVSASQVVFTEHAPSQAPDAPPPLRLRGIMDLSPFTVTDHTPMDITVDIFRKLGLRQCLVTHNGRLLGIITKKDILKHMAQIANRDPDSILFN
- the clcn5b gene encoding H(+)/Cl(-) exchange transporter 5 isoform X3, which translates into the protein MNWEFWSKQLDEEELVENGGYEEYSSSRAAGMNGNGPTKLVDPLEDPVPGVGTYEDFNTIDWVREKSKDRDRHREITNKSRQSTVALLHSVSDAFSGWLLMLLVGLMSGALAGGIDIAAHWLTDMKGGVCLIGFWFNHEHCCWTSNETTFQERDRCPQWQSWAELITGTSEGAFAYIVNYLMYIFWALLFSFLAVTLVRAFAPYACGSGIPEIKTILSGFIIRGYLGKWTLIIKTITLVLAVSSGLSLGKEGPLVHVACCCANILCHLFTKYRKNEAKRREVLSAAAAVGVSVAFGAPIGGVLFSLEEVSYYFPLKTLWRSFFAALVAAFTLRSINPFGNSRLVLFYVEFHAPWHLVELAPFILLGIFGGLWGALFIRANIAWCRRRKSTRLGHYPVIEVLVVAALTAVLAFPNSYTRMSGAELISELFNDCSLLDSSQLCGYKQPTNTSDTGAGNSLADRPAGKGLYTALWQLALALVFKMLITVITFGMKVPSGLFIPSMAIGAIAGRLLGVGMEQLAYYNHDWFIFKGWCSPGADCITPGLYAMVGAAACLGGVTRMTVSLVVIMFELTGGLEYIVPLMAATMTSKWVADAFGREGIYEAHIRLNGYPFLEPKEEFEHSSLTVDVMRPRRSDPALAVLTQEGMTVGEVEALVESTHYSGFPVVVSKESQRLVGFALRRDLLISIDNARKRQEGIVSASQVVFTEHAPSQAPDAPPPLRLRGIMDLSPFTVTDHTPMDITVDIFRKLGLRQCLVTHNGRLLGIITKKDILKHMAQIANRDPDSILFN